One Cicer arietinum cultivar CDC Frontier isolate Library 1 chromosome 8, Cicar.CDCFrontier_v2.0, whole genome shotgun sequence DNA segment encodes these proteins:
- the LOC101505946 gene encoding ASI1-immunoprecipitated protein 2 isoform X1 encodes MDVFQMSSACDYMQHSVSKVRVCDTCGDLGREYLLASCKKCTDGAQHTYCMCVQLNKVPKSWTCEECMPREGAGSSMQDTVQKVARRMKGRLLEKQINHESIKGSKKIRSPNDRKSRTNDVSSTSRSKLKRHGDPLKDQEMKKTRAVEKSFVAPSSSKPCNNSLIVLALPCQVKTKSIKSIVCSSPQKFCDYQDKEKVPHACGDREHVKSLPRLGKSGWARKTSDISPEASNSQNYSTLSRKKSPESSNSCNHSTLGRKPPSKKFGELKLEETKSVTPPKLTSYVVVKEEGLPYCDYQDKGKSSHACGDREHLRSLAKLGKNGKARATSDLSPEASNSHNHSTLSSKKSFKASNSPNHSTLGKKPPSKKLRKVKLEAAGSVSPPKLSSYGIVKKEVLPYCFGNGSLNLGSQTKIARDKCKTCICGRMFTIWIFNEDCYVKFRGSLCAGSQLKSSSSKAANLKTKEKSAKAGCLQKQKDGSNQVFHDNRKGKGKIGNETISSGDGDTLFSGSSFRNFDVDSSAKLDHRLQASNFDTHKDTDYLNEKKRKESRQAEDPTEATTAIMEGHAFDEWSRLRDLALIEATILSQSHLIPEFHYSWLGKFQIHSSEGIARTCDGFQAHLSTCPSVKVLEVVYKLPEIIILEELPRLRIWPSQFMGAQVTMENIDLHFFAKDVNSYNTYYSGLMTYMTKHDLALKGNLDGAELLIFPSNILPKEIQRWNDLLFFWGVFKERKANNSTNSNTPISNALMSENGDTKKYQAFDLNAYPENEDEEAGVAEIPEDDNKGGTTNAKHSENRDTKKFRGIDLNAYPEDVDEETGVVETPLYDSKGCTRSAKHVSGAIGIEDNVTEPSTLHSIVPEKVEDFPDWEIAETLILLSRKMI; translated from the exons ATGGATGTTTTTCAAATGAGTAGCGCATGCGACTATATGCAACACTCAGTCAGTAAG GTTAGAGTTTGTGATACATGTGGGGATTTAGGGCGAGAATACTTGCTTGCTTCTTGTAAAAAGTGTACCGATGGTGCACAACACAC GTATTGTATGTGCGTTCAACTGAACAAAGTTCCTAAAAGTTGGACATGTGAAGAGTGCATGCCGAGGGAAGGAGCTGGCTCATCAATGCAAGATACGGTTCAAAAAGTTGCCAGAAGAATGAAAGGACGCCTACTTGAAAAGCAAATAAACCATGAATCTATTAAAGgttcaaaaaaaattagatcTCCAAATGATAGGAAAAGTAGGACAAATGATGTAAGTTCTACATCTCGTTCAAAACTTAAGAGACATGGAGACCCTTTAAAAGatcaagaaatgaaaaaaaccAGGGCCGTTGAAAAAAGTTTTGTAGCTCCTAGCTCATCAAAACCCTGCAACAACTCTCTAATTGTTTTGGCTTTACCGTGCcaagtaaaaacaaaatcaatcaaaagtATTGTTTGTTCTTCTCCACAAAAATTTTGTGATTACCAAGACAAGGAAAAGGTGCCTCATGCTTGTGGTGATAGAGAACATGTGAAATCCTTACCTAGGTTAGGAAAAAGTGGATGGGCTCGTAAAACAAGCGATATATCTCCCGAAGCATCCAATTCACAAAACTATTCTACTCTAAGTAGGAAAAAATCTCCCGAATCATCTAATTCATGCAACCATTCTACCTTAGGCAGGAAACCTCCATCCAAGAAGTTTGGGGAGCTGAAATTGGAGGAGACGAAGAGTGTTACTCCTCCGAAGCTAACATCATATGTTGTTGTGAAAGAGGAAGGGTTACCATATTGTGATTATCAAGACAAAGGTAAGTCTTCCCATGCTTGTGGTGATAGAGAACATCTGAGATCCTTAGCTAAGTTAGGAAAAAATGGAAAGGCTCGTGCAACAAGCGATCTATCTCCCGAAGCATCCAACTCACACAACCATTCTACGCTAAGTAGCAAAAAGTCTTTCAAAGCATCAAATTCTCCCAACCATTCTACACTAGGTAAGAAACCTCCATCTAAGAAGTTGAGGAAGGTGAAATTGGAGGCTGCTGGTAGTGTTTCCCCTCCAAAGCTATCTTCATATGGCATTGTGAAAAAGGAAGTCTTACCATATTGTTTTGGTAATGGATCGTTAAATTTGGGTTCACAAACTAAGATAGCACGTGATAAATGTAAAACTTGTATATGTGGTAGAATGTTTACTATTTGGATTTTCAATGAAGATTGTTATGTTAAATTTAGAGGTTCTCTTTGTGCAGGCTCTCAGTTGAAGTCAAGTTCATCCAAAGCTGCAAATTTGAAAACTAAAGAGAAGTCAGCAAAGGCTGGTTGTTTGCAAAAGCAGAAGGATGGCAGCAATCAAGTGTTTCATGATAATAGAAAGGGAAAAG GAAAGATTGGAAATGAAACTATTTCTAGTGGCGATGGTGATACTTTATTTTCAGGATCCAGTTTTCGTAATTTTGATGTTGATAGTTCAGCAAAATTGGATCATAGATTACAGGCAAGCAATTTCGACACTCATAAAGACACAGACTATCtgaatgaaaagaaaagaaaggagAGCCGGCAAGCTGAGGACCCCACAGAAGCTACTACAGCTATAATGGAAGGCCATGCTTTTGATGAATGGTCTAGATTGAGAGACTTGGCCCTGATTGAGGCAACAATTCTTTCACAGAGTCATCTCATCCCGGAGTTTCATTATTCATGGCT AGGCAAATTTCAGATACACAGCAGTGAAGGGATTGCAAGGACTTGTGATGGGTTTCAAGCTCATCTATCAACTTGTCCTTCAGTTAAAGTTCTTGAAGTTGTGTACAAACTTCCTGAGATTATTATACTTGAGGAACTGCCTCGATTGAGGATTTGGCCATCTCAATTTATGGGAGCTCAAGTCACCATGGAAAATATTGACCTCCACTTTTTTGCTAAAGATGTTAATAG CTATAATACATATTATAGTGGATTGATGACTTACATGACCAAGCATGATTTGGCTCTGAAAGGAAATCTGGATGGGGCTGAGCTTTTAATTTTTCCGTCAAACATTCTACCTAAGGAAATCCAGC GTTGGAATGATTTGTTATTCTTCTGGGGTGTATTCAAAGAACGAAAGGCAAATAACTCCACAAACTCAAACACACCGATCTCGAATGCTCTGATG TCAGAAAATGGAGACACCAAGAAATATCAGGCATTTGATCTGAATGCTTACCCAGAAAATGAAGATGAGGAGGCAGGAGTTGCTGAAATTCCTGAAGATGACAACAAAGGTGGTACTACTAATGCAAAACAT TCAGAAAATAGAGACACCAAGAAATTTCGAGGAATCGATCTGAATGCTTATCCGGAAGATGTAGATGAGGAGACAGGAGTTGTAGAAACTCCTTTATATGACAGCAAAGGTTGCACCCGAAGTGCAAAACATGTAAGTGGTGCTATTGGGATTGAAGACAATGTTACTGAGCCATCAACATTGCACTCTATTGTTCCTGAGAAAGTAGAGGACTTTCCTGATTGGGAAATTGCAGAAACATTAATTCTTCTATCTAGGAAAATGATTTGA
- the LOC101505946 gene encoding ASI1-immunoprecipitated protein 2 isoform X3 gives MDVFQMSSACDYMQHSVSKVRVCDTCGDLGREYLLASCKKCTDGAQHTYCMCVQLNKVPKSWTCEECMPREGAGSSMQDTVQKVARRMKGRLLEKQINHESIKGSKKIRSPNDRKSRTNDVSSTSRSKLKRHGDPLKDQEMKKTRAVEKSFVAPSSSKPCNNSLIVLALPCQVKTKSIKSIVCSSPQKFCDYQDKEKVPHACGDREHVKSLPRLGKSGWARKTSDISPEASNSQNYSTLSRKKSPESSNSCNHSTLGRKPPSKKFGELKLEETKSVTPPKLTSYVVVKEEGLPYCDYQDKGKSSHACGDREHLRSLAKLGKNGKARATSDLSPEASNSHNHSTLSSKKSFKASNSPNHSTLGKKPPSKKLRKVKLEAAGSVSPPKLSSYGIVKKEVLPYCFGNGSLNLGSQTKIARDKCSQLKSSSSKAANLKTKEKSAKAGCLQKQKDGSNQVFHDNRKGKGKIGNETISSGDGDTLFSGSSFRNFDVDSSAKLDHRLQASNFDTHKDTDYLNEKKRKESRQAEDPTEATTAIMEGHAFDEWSRLRDLALIEATILSQSHLIPEFHYSWLGKFQIHSSEGIARTCDGFQAHLSTCPSVKVLEVVYKLPEIIILEELPRLRIWPSQFMGAQVTMENIDLHFFAKDVNSYNTYYSGLMTYMTKHDLALKGNLDGAELLIFPSNILPKEIQRWNDLLFFWGVFKERKANNSTNSNTPISNALMSENGDTKKYQAFDLNAYPENEDEEAGVAEIPEDDNKGGTTNAKHSENRDTKKFRGIDLNAYPEDVDEETGVVETPLYDSKGCTRSAKHVSGAIGIEDNVTEPSTLHSIVPEKVEDFPDWEIAETLILLSRKMI, from the exons ATGGATGTTTTTCAAATGAGTAGCGCATGCGACTATATGCAACACTCAGTCAGTAAG GTTAGAGTTTGTGATACATGTGGGGATTTAGGGCGAGAATACTTGCTTGCTTCTTGTAAAAAGTGTACCGATGGTGCACAACACAC GTATTGTATGTGCGTTCAACTGAACAAAGTTCCTAAAAGTTGGACATGTGAAGAGTGCATGCCGAGGGAAGGAGCTGGCTCATCAATGCAAGATACGGTTCAAAAAGTTGCCAGAAGAATGAAAGGACGCCTACTTGAAAAGCAAATAAACCATGAATCTATTAAAGgttcaaaaaaaattagatcTCCAAATGATAGGAAAAGTAGGACAAATGATGTAAGTTCTACATCTCGTTCAAAACTTAAGAGACATGGAGACCCTTTAAAAGatcaagaaatgaaaaaaaccAGGGCCGTTGAAAAAAGTTTTGTAGCTCCTAGCTCATCAAAACCCTGCAACAACTCTCTAATTGTTTTGGCTTTACCGTGCcaagtaaaaacaaaatcaatcaaaagtATTGTTTGTTCTTCTCCACAAAAATTTTGTGATTACCAAGACAAGGAAAAGGTGCCTCATGCTTGTGGTGATAGAGAACATGTGAAATCCTTACCTAGGTTAGGAAAAAGTGGATGGGCTCGTAAAACAAGCGATATATCTCCCGAAGCATCCAATTCACAAAACTATTCTACTCTAAGTAGGAAAAAATCTCCCGAATCATCTAATTCATGCAACCATTCTACCTTAGGCAGGAAACCTCCATCCAAGAAGTTTGGGGAGCTGAAATTGGAGGAGACGAAGAGTGTTACTCCTCCGAAGCTAACATCATATGTTGTTGTGAAAGAGGAAGGGTTACCATATTGTGATTATCAAGACAAAGGTAAGTCTTCCCATGCTTGTGGTGATAGAGAACATCTGAGATCCTTAGCTAAGTTAGGAAAAAATGGAAAGGCTCGTGCAACAAGCGATCTATCTCCCGAAGCATCCAACTCACACAACCATTCTACGCTAAGTAGCAAAAAGTCTTTCAAAGCATCAAATTCTCCCAACCATTCTACACTAGGTAAGAAACCTCCATCTAAGAAGTTGAGGAAGGTGAAATTGGAGGCTGCTGGTAGTGTTTCCCCTCCAAAGCTATCTTCATATGGCATTGTGAAAAAGGAAGTCTTACCATATTGTTTTGGTAATGGATCGTTAAATTTGGGTTCACAAACTAAGATAGCACGTGATAAAT GCTCTCAGTTGAAGTCAAGTTCATCCAAAGCTGCAAATTTGAAAACTAAAGAGAAGTCAGCAAAGGCTGGTTGTTTGCAAAAGCAGAAGGATGGCAGCAATCAAGTGTTTCATGATAATAGAAAGGGAAAAG GAAAGATTGGAAATGAAACTATTTCTAGTGGCGATGGTGATACTTTATTTTCAGGATCCAGTTTTCGTAATTTTGATGTTGATAGTTCAGCAAAATTGGATCATAGATTACAGGCAAGCAATTTCGACACTCATAAAGACACAGACTATCtgaatgaaaagaaaagaaaggagAGCCGGCAAGCTGAGGACCCCACAGAAGCTACTACAGCTATAATGGAAGGCCATGCTTTTGATGAATGGTCTAGATTGAGAGACTTGGCCCTGATTGAGGCAACAATTCTTTCACAGAGTCATCTCATCCCGGAGTTTCATTATTCATGGCT AGGCAAATTTCAGATACACAGCAGTGAAGGGATTGCAAGGACTTGTGATGGGTTTCAAGCTCATCTATCAACTTGTCCTTCAGTTAAAGTTCTTGAAGTTGTGTACAAACTTCCTGAGATTATTATACTTGAGGAACTGCCTCGATTGAGGATTTGGCCATCTCAATTTATGGGAGCTCAAGTCACCATGGAAAATATTGACCTCCACTTTTTTGCTAAAGATGTTAATAG CTATAATACATATTATAGTGGATTGATGACTTACATGACCAAGCATGATTTGGCTCTGAAAGGAAATCTGGATGGGGCTGAGCTTTTAATTTTTCCGTCAAACATTCTACCTAAGGAAATCCAGC GTTGGAATGATTTGTTATTCTTCTGGGGTGTATTCAAAGAACGAAAGGCAAATAACTCCACAAACTCAAACACACCGATCTCGAATGCTCTGATG TCAGAAAATGGAGACACCAAGAAATATCAGGCATTTGATCTGAATGCTTACCCAGAAAATGAAGATGAGGAGGCAGGAGTTGCTGAAATTCCTGAAGATGACAACAAAGGTGGTACTACTAATGCAAAACAT TCAGAAAATAGAGACACCAAGAAATTTCGAGGAATCGATCTGAATGCTTATCCGGAAGATGTAGATGAGGAGACAGGAGTTGTAGAAACTCCTTTATATGACAGCAAAGGTTGCACCCGAAGTGCAAAACATGTAAGTGGTGCTATTGGGATTGAAGACAATGTTACTGAGCCATCAACATTGCACTCTATTGTTCCTGAGAAAGTAGAGGACTTTCCTGATTGGGAAATTGCAGAAACATTAATTCTTCTATCTAGGAAAATGATTTGA
- the LOC101505946 gene encoding ASI1-immunoprecipitated protein 2 isoform X4: protein MDVFQMSSACDYMQHSVSKVRVCDTCGDLGREYLLASCKKCTDGAQHTYCMCVQLNKVPKSWTCEECMPREGAGSSMQDTVQKVARRMKGRLLEKQINHESIKGSKKIRSPNDRKSRTNDVSSTSRSKLKRHGDPLKDQEMKKTRAVEKSFVAPSSSKPCNNSLIVLALPCQVKTKSIKSIVCSSPQKFCDYQDKEKVPHACGDREHVKSLPRLGKSGWARKTSDISPEASNSQNYSTLSRKKSPESSNSCNHSTLGRKPPSKKFGELKLEETKSVTPPKLTSYVVVKEEGLPYCDYQDKGKSSHACGDREHLRSLAKLGKNGKARATSDLSPEASNSHNHSTLSSKKSFKASNSPNHSTLGKKPPSKKLRKVKLEAAGSVSPPKLSSYGIVKKEVLPYCFGSQLKSSSSKAANLKTKEKSAKAGCLQKQKDGSNQVFHDNRKGKGKIGNETISSGDGDTLFSGSSFRNFDVDSSAKLDHRLQASNFDTHKDTDYLNEKKRKESRQAEDPTEATTAIMEGHAFDEWSRLRDLALIEATILSQSHLIPEFHYSWLGKFQIHSSEGIARTCDGFQAHLSTCPSVKVLEVVYKLPEIIILEELPRLRIWPSQFMGAQVTMENIDLHFFAKDVNSYNTYYSGLMTYMTKHDLALKGNLDGAELLIFPSNILPKEIQRWNDLLFFWGVFKERKANNSTNSNTPISNALMSENGDTKKYQAFDLNAYPENEDEEAGVAEIPEDDNKGGTTNAKHSENRDTKKFRGIDLNAYPEDVDEETGVVETPLYDSKGCTRSAKHVSGAIGIEDNVTEPSTLHSIVPEKVEDFPDWEIAETLILLSRKMI, encoded by the exons ATGGATGTTTTTCAAATGAGTAGCGCATGCGACTATATGCAACACTCAGTCAGTAAG GTTAGAGTTTGTGATACATGTGGGGATTTAGGGCGAGAATACTTGCTTGCTTCTTGTAAAAAGTGTACCGATGGTGCACAACACAC GTATTGTATGTGCGTTCAACTGAACAAAGTTCCTAAAAGTTGGACATGTGAAGAGTGCATGCCGAGGGAAGGAGCTGGCTCATCAATGCAAGATACGGTTCAAAAAGTTGCCAGAAGAATGAAAGGACGCCTACTTGAAAAGCAAATAAACCATGAATCTATTAAAGgttcaaaaaaaattagatcTCCAAATGATAGGAAAAGTAGGACAAATGATGTAAGTTCTACATCTCGTTCAAAACTTAAGAGACATGGAGACCCTTTAAAAGatcaagaaatgaaaaaaaccAGGGCCGTTGAAAAAAGTTTTGTAGCTCCTAGCTCATCAAAACCCTGCAACAACTCTCTAATTGTTTTGGCTTTACCGTGCcaagtaaaaacaaaatcaatcaaaagtATTGTTTGTTCTTCTCCACAAAAATTTTGTGATTACCAAGACAAGGAAAAGGTGCCTCATGCTTGTGGTGATAGAGAACATGTGAAATCCTTACCTAGGTTAGGAAAAAGTGGATGGGCTCGTAAAACAAGCGATATATCTCCCGAAGCATCCAATTCACAAAACTATTCTACTCTAAGTAGGAAAAAATCTCCCGAATCATCTAATTCATGCAACCATTCTACCTTAGGCAGGAAACCTCCATCCAAGAAGTTTGGGGAGCTGAAATTGGAGGAGACGAAGAGTGTTACTCCTCCGAAGCTAACATCATATGTTGTTGTGAAAGAGGAAGGGTTACCATATTGTGATTATCAAGACAAAGGTAAGTCTTCCCATGCTTGTGGTGATAGAGAACATCTGAGATCCTTAGCTAAGTTAGGAAAAAATGGAAAGGCTCGTGCAACAAGCGATCTATCTCCCGAAGCATCCAACTCACACAACCATTCTACGCTAAGTAGCAAAAAGTCTTTCAAAGCATCAAATTCTCCCAACCATTCTACACTAGGTAAGAAACCTCCATCTAAGAAGTTGAGGAAGGTGAAATTGGAGGCTGCTGGTAGTGTTTCCCCTCCAAAGCTATCTTCATATGGCATTGTGAAAAAGGAAGTCTTACCATATTGTTTTG GCTCTCAGTTGAAGTCAAGTTCATCCAAAGCTGCAAATTTGAAAACTAAAGAGAAGTCAGCAAAGGCTGGTTGTTTGCAAAAGCAGAAGGATGGCAGCAATCAAGTGTTTCATGATAATAGAAAGGGAAAAG GAAAGATTGGAAATGAAACTATTTCTAGTGGCGATGGTGATACTTTATTTTCAGGATCCAGTTTTCGTAATTTTGATGTTGATAGTTCAGCAAAATTGGATCATAGATTACAGGCAAGCAATTTCGACACTCATAAAGACACAGACTATCtgaatgaaaagaaaagaaaggagAGCCGGCAAGCTGAGGACCCCACAGAAGCTACTACAGCTATAATGGAAGGCCATGCTTTTGATGAATGGTCTAGATTGAGAGACTTGGCCCTGATTGAGGCAACAATTCTTTCACAGAGTCATCTCATCCCGGAGTTTCATTATTCATGGCT AGGCAAATTTCAGATACACAGCAGTGAAGGGATTGCAAGGACTTGTGATGGGTTTCAAGCTCATCTATCAACTTGTCCTTCAGTTAAAGTTCTTGAAGTTGTGTACAAACTTCCTGAGATTATTATACTTGAGGAACTGCCTCGATTGAGGATTTGGCCATCTCAATTTATGGGAGCTCAAGTCACCATGGAAAATATTGACCTCCACTTTTTTGCTAAAGATGTTAATAG CTATAATACATATTATAGTGGATTGATGACTTACATGACCAAGCATGATTTGGCTCTGAAAGGAAATCTGGATGGGGCTGAGCTTTTAATTTTTCCGTCAAACATTCTACCTAAGGAAATCCAGC GTTGGAATGATTTGTTATTCTTCTGGGGTGTATTCAAAGAACGAAAGGCAAATAACTCCACAAACTCAAACACACCGATCTCGAATGCTCTGATG TCAGAAAATGGAGACACCAAGAAATATCAGGCATTTGATCTGAATGCTTACCCAGAAAATGAAGATGAGGAGGCAGGAGTTGCTGAAATTCCTGAAGATGACAACAAAGGTGGTACTACTAATGCAAAACAT TCAGAAAATAGAGACACCAAGAAATTTCGAGGAATCGATCTGAATGCTTATCCGGAAGATGTAGATGAGGAGACAGGAGTTGTAGAAACTCCTTTATATGACAGCAAAGGTTGCACCCGAAGTGCAAAACATGTAAGTGGTGCTATTGGGATTGAAGACAATGTTACTGAGCCATCAACATTGCACTCTATTGTTCCTGAGAAAGTAGAGGACTTTCCTGATTGGGAAATTGCAGAAACATTAATTCTTCTATCTAGGAAAATGATTTGA
- the LOC101505946 gene encoding ASI1-immunoprecipitated protein 2 isoform X6, with protein sequence MDVFQMSSACDYMQHSVSKVRVCDTCGDLGREYLLASCKKCTDGAQHTYCMCVQLNKVPKSWTCEECMPREGAGSSMQDTVQKVARRMKGRLLEKQINHESIKGSKKIRSPNDRKSRTNDVSSTSRSKLKRHGDPLKDQEMKKTRAVEKSFVAPSSSKPCNNSLIVLALPCQVKTKSIKSIVCSSPQKFCDYQDKEKVPHACGDREHVKSLPRLGKSGWARKTSDISPEASNSQNYSTLSRKKSPESSNSCNHSTLGRKPPSKKFGELKLEETKSVTPPKLTSYVVVKEEGLPYCDYQDKGKSSHACGDREHLRSLAKLGKNGKARATSDLSPEASNSHNHSTLSSKKSFKASNSPNHSTLGSQLKSSSSKAANLKTKEKSAKAGCLQKQKDGSNQVFHDNRKGKGKIGNETISSGDGDTLFSGSSFRNFDVDSSAKLDHRLQASNFDTHKDTDYLNEKKRKESRQAEDPTEATTAIMEGHAFDEWSRLRDLALIEATILSQSHLIPEFHYSWLGKFQIHSSEGIARTCDGFQAHLSTCPSVKVLEVVYKLPEIIILEELPRLRIWPSQFMGAQVTMENIDLHFFAKDVNSYNTYYSGLMTYMTKHDLALKGNLDGAELLIFPSNILPKEIQRWNDLLFFWGVFKERKANNSTNSNTPISNALMSENGDTKKYQAFDLNAYPENEDEEAGVAEIPEDDNKGGTTNAKHSENRDTKKFRGIDLNAYPEDVDEETGVVETPLYDSKGCTRSAKHVSGAIGIEDNVTEPSTLHSIVPEKVEDFPDWEIAETLILLSRKMI encoded by the exons ATGGATGTTTTTCAAATGAGTAGCGCATGCGACTATATGCAACACTCAGTCAGTAAG GTTAGAGTTTGTGATACATGTGGGGATTTAGGGCGAGAATACTTGCTTGCTTCTTGTAAAAAGTGTACCGATGGTGCACAACACAC GTATTGTATGTGCGTTCAACTGAACAAAGTTCCTAAAAGTTGGACATGTGAAGAGTGCATGCCGAGGGAAGGAGCTGGCTCATCAATGCAAGATACGGTTCAAAAAGTTGCCAGAAGAATGAAAGGACGCCTACTTGAAAAGCAAATAAACCATGAATCTATTAAAGgttcaaaaaaaattagatcTCCAAATGATAGGAAAAGTAGGACAAATGATGTAAGTTCTACATCTCGTTCAAAACTTAAGAGACATGGAGACCCTTTAAAAGatcaagaaatgaaaaaaaccAGGGCCGTTGAAAAAAGTTTTGTAGCTCCTAGCTCATCAAAACCCTGCAACAACTCTCTAATTGTTTTGGCTTTACCGTGCcaagtaaaaacaaaatcaatcaaaagtATTGTTTGTTCTTCTCCACAAAAATTTTGTGATTACCAAGACAAGGAAAAGGTGCCTCATGCTTGTGGTGATAGAGAACATGTGAAATCCTTACCTAGGTTAGGAAAAAGTGGATGGGCTCGTAAAACAAGCGATATATCTCCCGAAGCATCCAATTCACAAAACTATTCTACTCTAAGTAGGAAAAAATCTCCCGAATCATCTAATTCATGCAACCATTCTACCTTAGGCAGGAAACCTCCATCCAAGAAGTTTGGGGAGCTGAAATTGGAGGAGACGAAGAGTGTTACTCCTCCGAAGCTAACATCATATGTTGTTGTGAAAGAGGAAGGGTTACCATATTGTGATTATCAAGACAAAGGTAAGTCTTCCCATGCTTGTGGTGATAGAGAACATCTGAGATCCTTAGCTAAGTTAGGAAAAAATGGAAAGGCTCGTGCAACAAGCGATCTATCTCCCGAAGCATCCAACTCACACAACCATTCTACGCTAAGTAGCAAAAAGTCTTTCAAAGCATCAAATTCTCCCAACCATTCTACACTAG GCTCTCAGTTGAAGTCAAGTTCATCCAAAGCTGCAAATTTGAAAACTAAAGAGAAGTCAGCAAAGGCTGGTTGTTTGCAAAAGCAGAAGGATGGCAGCAATCAAGTGTTTCATGATAATAGAAAGGGAAAAG GAAAGATTGGAAATGAAACTATTTCTAGTGGCGATGGTGATACTTTATTTTCAGGATCCAGTTTTCGTAATTTTGATGTTGATAGTTCAGCAAAATTGGATCATAGATTACAGGCAAGCAATTTCGACACTCATAAAGACACAGACTATCtgaatgaaaagaaaagaaaggagAGCCGGCAAGCTGAGGACCCCACAGAAGCTACTACAGCTATAATGGAAGGCCATGCTTTTGATGAATGGTCTAGATTGAGAGACTTGGCCCTGATTGAGGCAACAATTCTTTCACAGAGTCATCTCATCCCGGAGTTTCATTATTCATGGCT AGGCAAATTTCAGATACACAGCAGTGAAGGGATTGCAAGGACTTGTGATGGGTTTCAAGCTCATCTATCAACTTGTCCTTCAGTTAAAGTTCTTGAAGTTGTGTACAAACTTCCTGAGATTATTATACTTGAGGAACTGCCTCGATTGAGGATTTGGCCATCTCAATTTATGGGAGCTCAAGTCACCATGGAAAATATTGACCTCCACTTTTTTGCTAAAGATGTTAATAG CTATAATACATATTATAGTGGATTGATGACTTACATGACCAAGCATGATTTGGCTCTGAAAGGAAATCTGGATGGGGCTGAGCTTTTAATTTTTCCGTCAAACATTCTACCTAAGGAAATCCAGC GTTGGAATGATTTGTTATTCTTCTGGGGTGTATTCAAAGAACGAAAGGCAAATAACTCCACAAACTCAAACACACCGATCTCGAATGCTCTGATG TCAGAAAATGGAGACACCAAGAAATATCAGGCATTTGATCTGAATGCTTACCCAGAAAATGAAGATGAGGAGGCAGGAGTTGCTGAAATTCCTGAAGATGACAACAAAGGTGGTACTACTAATGCAAAACAT TCAGAAAATAGAGACACCAAGAAATTTCGAGGAATCGATCTGAATGCTTATCCGGAAGATGTAGATGAGGAGACAGGAGTTGTAGAAACTCCTTTATATGACAGCAAAGGTTGCACCCGAAGTGCAAAACATGTAAGTGGTGCTATTGGGATTGAAGACAATGTTACTGAGCCATCAACATTGCACTCTATTGTTCCTGAGAAAGTAGAGGACTTTCCTGATTGGGAAATTGCAGAAACATTAATTCTTCTATCTAGGAAAATGATTTGA